A genomic stretch from Limnobacter thiooxidans includes:
- a CDS encoding ArnT family glycosyltransferase → MMQNILSMSADKLELPLNQAKKVFVCTVLVTAVIKLWLAWFFPMTGDEAFFHLWSTDLNWGYYDHPPMIGWWLWALGHLGDSPIVVRSLTLLLTTVIALGIVFLARDLLSKEHEARAWLAGAVYLSMPVSWFAVFVTTDTPLIFFMGLAIFTYTRAIRAESGTGIFLAGCFLGLAFLSKYFAVLLGFAFGFHLLFHKQRFKYLFLLLAGVMPFASINIGYNLHNCWNNIMFNLINRHEDARLGWGTVLTYLGMMVYLITPWALWRLIKGARIWGREGALAFALLVPLTLFLLVSLEKTVGLHWVLGFLPVAFVLLALCTPGAWLKRFVGFNAVLSVPHLVVFGLLMHAGVSVWPKKDFQEDVLFHREMPAILAELTRDMPSDGVLTTVAYSPAALMTYHYGQVVPVFGPGKYHARNDDTFVDWRQMDGKSIRIVAKAKPIDPGLYSAYLSNTRVSNVVVQGVPFTIVDGSDFNYQRFRDVVLREAVDKYYQIPTILPVLDCPFARKYGFEAECRIAKP, encoded by the coding sequence ATGATGCAGAACATTCTTTCAATGTCCGCTGACAAGCTGGAATTGCCGCTGAATCAGGCAAAAAAGGTTTTTGTGTGCACCGTGCTGGTGACTGCGGTCATCAAACTGTGGCTGGCGTGGTTTTTTCCAATGACCGGGGATGAAGCGTTTTTCCACCTGTGGTCGACGGATCTGAATTGGGGGTATTACGACCACCCCCCCATGATCGGCTGGTGGCTCTGGGCGCTTGGTCACCTTGGTGATTCGCCAATTGTTGTTCGCAGTCTGACCCTGTTGTTGACCACCGTCATTGCCCTGGGCATTGTGTTCCTTGCCCGCGACCTGCTGTCCAAGGAACACGAGGCCCGCGCCTGGCTTGCGGGTGCAGTGTATCTCTCGATGCCCGTGTCGTGGTTTGCTGTGTTTGTTACCACCGACACGCCACTGATTTTCTTCATGGGTTTGGCCATTTTTACCTATACCCGTGCGATTCGGGCTGAATCGGGAACTGGCATATTTCTCGCTGGGTGCTTTTTGGGGCTGGCTTTCCTGTCCAAGTATTTTGCGGTGCTGTTGGGCTTTGCCTTTGGTTTTCACTTGCTGTTTCACAAGCAACGTTTCAAGTACCTGTTCCTGTTGTTGGCGGGGGTCATGCCTTTTGCCAGTATCAACATTGGATACAACCTGCACAACTGCTGGAACAACATCATGTTCAATCTGATCAACCGGCACGAAGACGCCCGGCTGGGTTGGGGGACAGTACTGACCTATCTGGGGATGATGGTCTACTTGATTACTCCATGGGCGTTGTGGCGTTTGATCAAGGGCGCCCGTATCTGGGGCCGGGAAGGTGCATTGGCTTTTGCACTGTTGGTGCCGCTGACGTTGTTCTTGCTGGTGTCACTTGAAAAAACAGTGGGCCTGCATTGGGTGCTGGGTTTTTTGCCAGTCGCTTTTGTGTTGCTCGCTTTGTGTACCCCAGGTGCCTGGCTAAAGCGGTTTGTGGGTTTCAACGCGGTGCTGTCGGTGCCACATCTTGTGGTGTTTGGTTTGCTGATGCATGCAGGCGTGTCTGTATGGCCCAAGAAAGACTTTCAGGAAGATGTCTTGTTTCACCGGGAAATGCCCGCAATTCTTGCCGAGTTGACGCGCGACATGCCCAGCGACGGCGTGTTGACCACAGTGGCTTATTCCCCTGCTGCCCTGATGACCTACCACTATGGTCAGGTGGTACCCGTGTTTGGGCCCGGCAAGTACCACGCCCGAAATGACGACACCTTCGTGGACTGGCGGCAAATGGATGGGAAATCGATCCGGATTGTGGCCAAGGCCAAGCCAATAGACCCTGGTTTGTATTCTGCGTATCTGAGCAACACACGTGTGAGCAATGTGGTGGTGCAAGGGGTACCCTTTACCATCGTGGATGGCAGTGACTTCAATTACCAGCGATTCCGGGATGTGGTGTTGCGGGAAGCTGTGGACAAGTACTACCAGATCCCAACGATATTGCCGGTGCTGGACTGTCCGTTTGCGCGAAAGTACGGGTTTGAGGCGGAATGCCGAATTGCGAAGCCTTGA
- a CDS encoding galactose oxidase-like domain-containing protein: protein MFKLNKLTAVIAIGLGSALPVQAGLLDDLIGAKFNPVSSSKGVAPEGQKGSFTKPFSEPFVYERSVANDNNPDLKGFRTDNKCEGIGPNGKLRCKPAAGTISMLPNGDFLYFNALEGTEDFEFSILVDFGQKAINDQTRVMRIPDTLSTTRPANEQVMWTRPIDVDSGANPDGYEITELLPGLGLTNKETNSADGALFCADVAMLADGRIMAVGGTAYYSEPGSNLIGYGLTELEGLKNSRVYNPNTNMWSQMADMNFGRWYPALITLPDSKMFVASGVTKLLKPIYPQAPEQSGRNVVQTETYDPVANKWTVNGQAAQRSLPLYPRLHLLPNGHVYYNAGGQAFNPFGQSYDQPLWNISATYNPANQTWSDLAYAGFPLKFSDAGLESLTQILNPLTAPNAAMSALTKTLTSVPTKSPQALQKLLGTLTTSNPEQLLQKVVGAGMRGSTFSIMMPLRPNAQGQYKDASFLTAGGVLPLVGAASPGGYVAVASSRIDTVKTDGDKITTYESEVTGSLNETRWYGSGVLMPDDSVMVFSGGDRDGVVAPGIEFPRKTAERFNPVTKKWTQMAVANNPRTYHNTALLMQDGRVLIGGHAPISTLYLKNINLAAFGFSPNDGRDPSFEIYSPPYVTNPNRPTLVGFSGGNSTPAGDGKTMLRQFMKGQQVTMQMAPGTDMSKIDSFTLVRHTVTTHLTDADQRTVVIPKAQLTINGNNVSFNIPNQAAVLPQGSYMVFARTKQADGSLLPSKSVSFMLKHGA, encoded by the coding sequence GTGTTCAAGCTGAATAAACTAACTGCAGTAATCGCCATCGGATTGGGATCTGCACTGCCCGTACAAGCCGGCCTATTGGATGATCTGATCGGCGCCAAATTCAACCCGGTCAGCTCCAGCAAGGGAGTTGCCCCAGAAGGTCAAAAAGGCTCATTCACCAAGCCTTTCTCCGAACCATTTGTCTATGAACGTTCAGTCGCCAACGACAACAATCCAGACCTGAAAGGCTTCCGCACTGACAACAAGTGCGAAGGCATTGGTCCAAACGGAAAACTTCGATGCAAACCCGCAGCCGGCACAATTTCCATGCTGCCCAACGGCGACTTCCTGTATTTCAATGCACTGGAAGGCACTGAGGACTTCGAATTCAGCATTCTGGTCGACTTTGGACAAAAGGCCATCAATGACCAAACGCGGGTCATGCGTATTCCTGATACCTTGAGTACAACCAGGCCAGCAAATGAACAGGTCATGTGGACTCGTCCAATCGACGTGGACTCTGGTGCGAACCCAGACGGATATGAAATTACCGAACTGCTGCCCGGACTTGGCCTGACCAACAAGGAAACCAACAGCGCAGACGGCGCCCTGTTCTGTGCCGACGTGGCCATGCTGGCAGATGGCCGAATCATGGCTGTAGGCGGCACCGCCTATTACAGCGAACCCGGTAGCAACTTGATCGGTTATGGCTTGACAGAACTCGAAGGCCTGAAAAATAGCCGTGTGTACAACCCCAACACCAACATGTGGAGCCAAATGGCTGACATGAATTTTGGCCGTTGGTACCCCGCGCTGATCACATTGCCTGACAGCAAAATGTTCGTGGCCAGTGGTGTGACCAAGCTGTTGAAGCCCATTTATCCACAAGCACCTGAACAAAGCGGTCGCAATGTGGTGCAAACCGAAACGTATGACCCGGTTGCCAACAAGTGGACTGTGAATGGACAGGCGGCCCAGCGGTCACTGCCCCTGTACCCCCGTCTGCACCTGTTGCCCAACGGCCACGTGTATTACAACGCAGGTGGACAGGCATTCAACCCTTTTGGCCAGTCCTATGACCAGCCTTTGTGGAACATTTCGGCGACCTACAACCCGGCCAACCAAACCTGGTCTGATCTGGCTTATGCAGGTTTCCCGTTGAAATTCAGCGATGCAGGACTTGAGTCTTTGACACAGATCCTGAACCCGTTGACAGCGCCCAATGCAGCAATGAGCGCACTGACAAAGACATTGACCAGCGTACCGACAAAAAGCCCACAGGCCTTGCAGAAATTGCTAGGTACACTGACCACCAGCAACCCTGAACAGCTGTTGCAAAAGGTCGTGGGTGCGGGCATGCGCGGATCCACATTCTCCATCATGATGCCGCTGCGCCCCAATGCACAGGGGCAGTACAAAGACGCCAGTTTCCTGACGGCGGGCGGTGTACTTCCGCTGGTCGGTGCAGCATCGCCAGGTGGATATGTGGCTGTTGCATCGTCACGCATCGACACGGTGAAAACTGATGGCGACAAAATCACCACCTATGAAAGTGAAGTGACCGGCTCACTGAATGAGACACGGTGGTACGGTTCAGGTGTTCTGATGCCTGATGACTCAGTGATGGTGTTCAGCGGTGGTGACCGCGATGGTGTTGTTGCACCTGGTATTGAGTTCCCGCGCAAAACGGCCGAACGCTTCAACCCGGTGACCAAGAAGTGGACACAGATGGCTGTAGCCAACAATCCGCGCACTTACCACAACACAGCTTTGCTGATGCAAGACGGTCGGGTATTGATTGGTGGCCATGCCCCGATTTCAACCCTCTACCTGAAAAACATCAACCTCGCAGCGTTTGGATTTTCACCCAATGACGGACGTGATCCATCGTTCGAAATTTATTCACCACCCTACGTCACCAACCCGAATCGTCCAACCCTGGTTGGCTTCTCAGGCGGCAATTCGACTCCGGCGGGAGATGGCAAAACCATGTTGCGCCAGTTCATGAAAGGTCAGCAGGTCACCATGCAGATGGCGCCGGGCACAGACATGAGCAAGATTGATTCGTTCACCTTGGTTCGTCACACCGTGACAACCCACTTGACCGATGCAGATCAGCGCACCGTGGTGATTCCGAAAGCCCAGTTGACCATCAATGGCAACAACGTGTCTTTCAACATCCCGAATCAGGCCGCCGTGCTACCACAAGGCTCCTACATGGTGTTTGCCCGCACCAAGCAGGCCGATGGTTCTCTGCTGCCATCCAAGTCAGTCAGCTTCATGTTGAAGCATGGTGCTTGA
- a CDS encoding YeeE/YedE family protein → MEEINVSHIQDTVLWATFAVGLAFGAVSHRTHFCTMGAVADVVNFGDWNRMRMWVVAIAVAALGLQSLSIAGQANLNDTIYLGTQWSWLSGITGGLLFGAGMVLASGCGSKTLIRLGAGNLKALMVFVIMGLTAYMTLKGVFGVLRANFLDPVKFEFSASPYLPEMLASLFAADTTSLTAVFAIALPLIMLAWALASKSAWNKEVILGGVGVGLTVAAAWWVVFQVAYIPEHPDTLEAAYLGTYANRAEGFSFVAPYAYTLEWLMFFSDISRVLTVGVVACFGVILGAAGSSLTEKSFRWETFQGVEDTANHTVGAVLMGVGGVLAMGCTVGQGLSGVSTLSLPSFVALASIVGGAVLALKYQTWRVERMF, encoded by the coding sequence ATGGAAGAAATCAACGTCAGCCATATTCAAGACACTGTGCTTTGGGCAACCTTTGCCGTTGGCCTTGCATTCGGTGCTGTCTCGCATCGAACCCATTTCTGCACCATGGGTGCTGTGGCTGACGTAGTCAACTTTGGTGACTGGAACCGAATGCGCATGTGGGTTGTAGCCATCGCGGTGGCGGCCCTGGGTCTGCAATCGCTCAGCATTGCCGGCCAGGCAAACCTGAACGACACGATTTACCTTGGCACGCAGTGGTCCTGGCTTTCTGGCATTACTGGCGGGCTGCTTTTCGGCGCGGGCATGGTTCTAGCATCCGGTTGCGGCAGCAAAACCCTGATTCGACTGGGTGCGGGCAACTTAAAGGCACTCATGGTATTTGTCATCATGGGGCTCACCGCCTACATGACGTTAAAGGGCGTTTTTGGTGTGTTACGCGCCAACTTCCTCGACCCGGTTAAGTTTGAGTTCAGCGCAAGCCCTTACCTACCAGAAATGCTGGCAAGCCTGTTCGCTGCAGACACTACATCCCTTACAGCCGTGTTCGCCATAGCGCTGCCCTTGATCATGCTGGCCTGGGCATTGGCCAGTAAATCGGCCTGGAACAAAGAAGTTATTCTGGGTGGTGTGGGGGTCGGCTTGACGGTGGCAGCCGCCTGGTGGGTGGTTTTTCAGGTTGCTTACATTCCGGAACACCCAGACACCCTGGAAGCGGCATACCTTGGAACTTACGCCAACAGGGCAGAAGGCTTCAGCTTTGTAGCGCCCTATGCCTACACGCTGGAATGGCTAATGTTCTTCTCGGATATATCGCGTGTACTCACCGTGGGGGTTGTGGCCTGTTTTGGGGTCATCCTGGGCGCTGCTGGCAGCTCCCTGACTGAAAAATCATTTCGTTGGGAAACTTTCCAAGGTGTAGAAGACACGGCCAACCACACAGTTGGTGCGGTCTTGATGGGCGTGGGCGGTGTACTCGCAATGGGATGCACAGTGGGCCAGGGTCTCAGCGGTGTTAGCACCCTGTCACTGCCCTCCTTCGTGGCCTTGGCGAGTATTGTTGGTGGTGCAGTGCTGGCGTTGAAATATCAAACCTGGCGCGTTGAACGCATGTTTTGA
- the ybgF gene encoding tol-pal system protein YbgF produces the protein MTLNFKQTAWAAALFCTLASNSAFAIFDDTEARRAILELRQQVKVLEDRVARMESANQGQVLSQAQTLTEKDREIARLRGDLEVANNNIRKLQEDNKVLYLNLDERIKKLEPKPVQLDGEELSVPPEQFSDYQAGLDHFKAGNYKDAAAQFQQFLAKHSKSRLEPQVRYFLGSTQFALSDYKTALITQRDLAKDFPDSPRAPDALLSMASSQLELKSIPGAKKTLNELITKYPDSPAAASAKTRLAALK, from the coding sequence ATGACTTTAAACTTCAAGCAAACAGCCTGGGCTGCAGCCCTGTTTTGCACCCTTGCATCAAATTCTGCTTTCGCAATTTTTGATGACACGGAAGCTCGCAGGGCCATTCTGGAATTACGCCAGCAGGTCAAGGTGCTTGAAGATCGAGTCGCCCGAATGGAGTCAGCCAATCAGGGTCAGGTTCTTTCACAAGCCCAGACCCTGACTGAAAAAGACCGAGAGATCGCCCGCTTGCGTGGCGATCTTGAAGTTGCCAACAACAATATTCGCAAGCTGCAAGAAGACAACAAGGTGCTTTACCTCAACCTTGACGAGCGTATCAAAAAGCTTGAACCCAAGCCCGTACAGCTTGACGGTGAAGAATTATCAGTACCCCCCGAACAATTCAGCGACTACCAAGCTGGCCTTGACCATTTCAAGGCAGGCAACTACAAAGACGCTGCTGCGCAATTCCAGCAATTTCTGGCCAAACATTCAAAAAGCAGGCTTGAGCCACAGGTTCGCTATTTTTTGGGCAGTACCCAGTTTGCCCTGAGCGACTACAAGACGGCATTGATCACCCAGCGTGATCTGGCCAAAGACTTCCCCGACAGCCCGCGCGCACCCGATGCACTTCTCAGCATGGCCAGCTCACAACTTGAACTGAAAAGCATCCCTGGCGCCAAGAAAACATTGAACGAGCTGATCACCAAATACCCTGACAGCCCCGCAGCTGCAAGCGCTAAAACACGCTTGGCTGCCTTGAAATGA
- the pal gene encoding peptidoglycan-associated lipoprotein Pal encodes MKHSMVKYLAISAMVAVLAACSSAVPLNDKPAVETKTGKAPDGTDGRAVPTVTPGDADPLNDPQGVLAKRSVYFDYDSYTVKSEYRELVQNHAKYLVANPNRKVVVQGNTDERGGAEYNLALGQRRADAVKTLMLALGVKEAQIETVSFGKEKPKATGSNEAAYAENRRSDIAYQ; translated from the coding sequence ATGAAACACTCAATGGTCAAGTACTTGGCGATTTCAGCAATGGTGGCCGTGTTGGCCGCTTGTAGCTCTGCCGTTCCTTTGAACGACAAGCCTGCTGTGGAAACAAAAACTGGCAAAGCACCCGATGGAACGGACGGCCGTGCAGTTCCCACCGTAACCCCAGGTGATGCAGATCCACTGAACGACCCACAAGGTGTTCTGGCCAAGCGCAGCGTTTACTTTGACTACGACAGCTACACTGTCAAGTCAGAGTACCGTGAACTGGTACAAAACCACGCCAAATACCTGGTTGCCAACCCCAACCGCAAGGTTGTAGTACAAGGCAACACTGACGAGCGTGGTGGCGCGGAATACAACCTGGCATTGGGCCAGCGCCGTGCAGACGCAGTGAAAACATTGATGTTGGCTTTGGGTGTGAAAGAAGCCCAAATCGAAACAGTAAGCTTTGGCAAAGAAAAGCCAAAAGCAACTGGCAGCAATGAAGCAGCGTATGCTGAAAACCGTCGTTCCGACATCGCTTACCAGTAA
- the tolB gene encoding Tol-Pal system beta propeller repeat protein TolB, translating into MNYVKPFMHPNLFFALRGRLRQLAFALLATTAFMLLSNQAHAQLKIDITGVGTNQIAFSAAPFQGNQGLPEDIKKVIESDLVRSGFFRAINTTSNIELNETTMIDPSAWKSIGVDALIVGSVKKLPDGRLDLRFNLHDTAQQKSLGKFSYVIAPSALRLHAHKIADFVYEKLLGEKGVFSTRLAYVEKSPGRYRLIIADADGANPQVALASKEPIISPAWSPDGTQLAYVSFETRKPVVFVHTLATGRRKALANFKGSNSAPAWSANGQQLAVVLTKEGGSQIFSMDSDGSGLNKLTNTSGINTEPAYSHDGRSIYFTSDRGGGPQVYRMGTNGGDASRVTFEGGYNISPRISPDDKTLTYVTRRDGQFKIAVLDLAGGTEMLLTNTGRDESPSFSPNGRYILYATKAGGKGTLAVVSKDGRIKYSLSSSGADIAEPTWGPFLND; encoded by the coding sequence ATGAACTACGTAAAACCATTCATGCATCCAAATCTCTTTTTTGCCCTGCGGGGGCGCCTGCGCCAGCTTGCTTTTGCGCTGCTGGCGACCACCGCTTTCATGCTTTTGTCCAACCAGGCACACGCCCAGTTGAAAATCGACATCACCGGTGTGGGCACCAACCAGATAGCCTTCTCCGCTGCCCCATTTCAGGGCAACCAAGGCTTGCCAGAAGACATCAAAAAAGTCATTGAGAGCGATTTGGTGCGCAGTGGGTTTTTTCGGGCCATCAACACGACCAGCAATATTGAGCTAAATGAAACAACCATGATCGACCCCAGTGCGTGGAAATCGATCGGCGTAGATGCGCTCATCGTGGGTTCAGTCAAAAAACTGCCCGACGGCCGGTTGGATCTGCGGTTTAACCTGCACGATACCGCACAGCAAAAATCCCTTGGCAAATTCAGCTACGTCATTGCACCATCGGCGTTGCGCCTGCATGCCCACAAAATTGCCGATTTCGTTTACGAAAAACTTTTGGGTGAAAAAGGTGTGTTTTCAACTCGCCTGGCTTATGTTGAAAAGTCCCCAGGCCGGTATCGCCTGATCATTGCGGATGCTGACGGTGCAAACCCACAAGTTGCACTTGCCTCTAAAGAACCCATTATTTCCCCAGCTTGGTCGCCAGACGGTACACAACTTGCTTATGTTTCGTTCGAAACCCGCAAGCCGGTGGTATTTGTACACACATTGGCCACCGGGCGCCGCAAGGCGCTTGCAAATTTCAAGGGTAGCAACAGCGCGCCGGCCTGGTCAGCAAATGGCCAACAGTTGGCTGTGGTGTTGACCAAAGAAGGTGGATCCCAAATATTCTCGATGGATTCTGACGGATCTGGTCTTAATAAATTGACGAACACAAGTGGAATCAATACGGAACCTGCCTACAGTCACGACGGTCGAAGCATTTACTTCACGTCGGATCGCGGAGGCGGCCCCCAAGTTTATCGAATGGGCACAAATGGCGGTGATGCATCACGCGTGACATTCGAAGGTGGATACAATATCTCCCCTCGGATCAGTCCCGATGACAAAACTTTGACATACGTGACTCGTCGAGACGGGCAATTTAAAATAGCGGTTCTGGACTTGGCAGGCGGCACTGAAATGCTGCTGACCAATACGGGTCGCGACGAAAGCCCAAGCTTCTCGCCCAATGGACGCTATATTCTGTATGCGACCAAAGCGGGGGGCAAAGGGACCCTGGCTGTGGTGTCAAAGGACGGACGCATCAAGTACAGCTTGAGCAGTTCAGGCGCTGACATTGCGGAACCCACATGGGGCCCTTTTTTAAACGATTGA
- a CDS encoding energy transducer TonB gives MSSELTPPSRGWNFTTAHQDLLSKMSKESGLQSRLDPPVDHTGEKAGLTASLLAHLALVAFFVVGLNWNTEKPAAFEAVLWSELPANQPIAVPQPKPEPVPEPPKPEPVVETPPPPKPVQPPKADIELPKKEVKPKPEPKPEPKKPEPKPEPKKPEPKKPEPKPEAKKPEPKPEPKIDPELAKKLRQEELARIMGGAPNTGSTSAGSSRNKAQYSDKIRQYVRSKLVFPGADSVSGNPEAVFEVKQLPSGEIVSITQKKSSGLPAWDSAVERALQRSSPLPKADDGSVEPVLVLSFRPKDV, from the coding sequence ATGAGCTCTGAATTGACACCGCCCAGCAGGGGCTGGAACTTCACCACAGCCCACCAGGACCTGCTTTCCAAAATGAGCAAGGAAAGCGGGCTCCAGTCGCGCCTGGACCCGCCAGTGGACCACACCGGTGAAAAAGCCGGTTTAACCGCTTCACTGCTGGCACACTTGGCCTTGGTCGCATTTTTCGTGGTAGGCCTCAACTGGAACACGGAAAAGCCCGCCGCATTTGAAGCAGTGCTCTGGTCGGAATTGCCCGCCAATCAACCGATTGCCGTGCCCCAGCCAAAACCCGAACCGGTGCCTGAACCACCAAAACCCGAGCCGGTGGTTGAAACACCACCGCCACCCAAGCCGGTTCAACCCCCAAAGGCGGACATCGAACTTCCCAAAAAGGAAGTCAAACCAAAACCCGAGCCCAAGCCAGAGCCCAAAAAGCCCGAACCGAAACCTGAGCCCAAGAAACCTGAGCCGAAGAAGCCCGAACCAAAGCCAGAGGCCAAAAAGCCAGAGCCAAAGCCCGAACCGAAAATTGACCCTGAACTGGCCAAAAAACTTCGGCAGGAAGAATTGGCGCGTATTATGGGCGGCGCACCCAATACGGGCAGCACATCCGCGGGCAGCAGCAGAAACAAAGCCCAATACAGCGACAAAATTCGGCAATATGTTCGCAGTAAACTGGTGTTCCCGGGCGCAGATTCTGTCAGCGGAAACCCGGAAGCCGTTTTTGAAGTCAAACAACTTCCAAGCGGTGAAATTGTGTCGATCACTCAGAAAAAAAGCAGTGGGTTGCCAGCATGGGACAGCGCTGTGGAACGTGCACTTCAGCGCTCAAGCCCCTTACCCAAGGCTGACGATGGCTCAGTGGAGCCTGTGCTTGTCCTCTCATTCCGTCCAAAAGACGTTTAA
- the tolR gene encoding protein TolR, which yields MKAELGRKSRRAMNEINVVPYIDVMLVLLIIFMVTAPMITPSVIDLPSMANTNPPKQMRPIEVTVRQVGNLVVKDMKTNKSTEVALSDLAAEVKKLQGDEPDRPVVISAEKAIQYQSVVDAMDALQSAQIQKVGLLVKPKSK from the coding sequence ATGAAAGCCGAACTTGGACGCAAATCCAGACGCGCCATGAACGAGATCAACGTGGTGCCCTACATCGATGTGATGTTGGTGCTACTGATCATTTTCATGGTCACGGCCCCCATGATCACACCCTCGGTGATCGACCTACCATCGATGGCGAACACCAACCCGCCAAAGCAAATGCGCCCAATTGAAGTCACAGTGCGGCAAGTCGGGAACTTGGTCGTCAAAGACATGAAAACCAACAAAAGCACCGAGGTAGCGCTTTCAGATCTGGCTGCGGAAGTGAAAAAACTGCAAGGCGATGAGCCCGATCGGCCGGTGGTAATTTCTGCCGAAAAAGCAATTCAATACCAGTCCGTAGTGGACGCCATGGACGCCCTGCAAAGCGCACAAATCCAGAAAGTCGGCCTGTTGGTGAAGCCCAAAAGCAAATGA
- the tolQ gene encoding protein TolQ, whose amino-acid sequence MDISTDMSFISLIAEASLVVQLVMLILVMISLASWATIFKKWAVLKRTKQQADKFEEEFWSGGDLNTLFQRAGMRRNEAGPLERIFEAGMSEFLRARDKKGLTDYSLIIDGSRRAMKAAFQRENEILERNLPFLASAGSVSPYIGLFGTVWGIMHAFVGLANVQQATLASVAPGIAEALIATAIGLFAAIPAVVAYNRYANDIDRLSTQFESFVEEFLNILQRQH is encoded by the coding sequence ATGGATATCTCTACCGACATGTCGTTCATTTCCCTGATCGCAGAGGCCAGCCTGGTTGTCCAGTTGGTCATGCTGATTCTGGTCATGATTTCTCTTGCTTCCTGGGCCACCATTTTCAAGAAATGGGCTGTGCTCAAACGCACCAAGCAACAAGCTGACAAATTCGAAGAAGAGTTCTGGTCCGGAGGCGACTTGAACACGCTGTTTCAACGTGCGGGAATGCGCCGAAATGAAGCCGGCCCACTTGAGCGAATTTTTGAAGCCGGCATGAGCGAATTTCTTCGCGCCCGCGACAAAAAAGGCTTGACCGACTATTCCCTGATCATTGACGGTTCCCGCCGCGCCATGAAGGCGGCTTTTCAGCGCGAAAACGAAATTCTTGAACGCAACCTGCCGTTTTTGGCTTCTGCCGGATCAGTCAGCCCCTACATCGGCCTGTTTGGCACGGTGTGGGGCATCATGCACGCCTTTGTTGGCTTGGCCAATGTACAACAAGCCACGCTGGCCTCGGTTGCGCCGGGTATTGCCGAAGCGCTGATTGCAACAGCAATTGGCCTGTTCGCAGCCATCCCGGCGGTGGTGGCGTACAACCGCTATGCGAACGACATAGACCGCCTTTCCACACAGTTTGAGTCTTTCGTCGAAGAGTTCTTGAACATTCTGCAGCGTCAGCACTAA
- the ybgC gene encoding tol-pal system-associated acyl-CoA thioesterase gives MTFKFSLRVYFEDTDAGGIVYYGNYLKFMERARSEWFLQESIGMKSLMNDHQMVFVVSRTELNYLRSAKLEDVLEISVELAELKRVSAVFKQTVTRNGEVLCEGKTKVGCVNTQTLKPSAIPPAVFAQLNQLML, from the coding sequence ATGACATTCAAGTTTTCCCTGCGCGTGTATTTTGAAGATACTGATGCTGGTGGCATCGTGTATTACGGCAACTACCTCAAGTTCATGGAAAGGGCTCGAAGCGAGTGGTTCCTACAAGAAAGTATCGGCATGAAATCGCTCATGAATGACCATCAAATGGTCTTCGTTGTCAGCCGGACAGAGTTGAACTACCTGCGGTCTGCTAAACTTGAGGATGTACTTGAAATATCAGTGGAACTTGCTGAACTTAAGCGTGTTTCGGCTGTCTTCAAGCAAACAGTAACGCGCAATGGCGAGGTCCTTTGCGAGGGAAAAACCAAGGTGGGCTGTGTCAATACGCAAACCTTGAAACCCAGTGCAATACCACCCGCTGTTTTCGCTCAACTCAACCAATTGATGCTTTAG